Proteins co-encoded in one Nicotiana sylvestris chromosome 7, ASM39365v2, whole genome shotgun sequence genomic window:
- the LOC104240386 gene encoding uncharacterized protein — protein MELTMEEALKAKANAERRFVEKDFVGAKHYALKAQVMYPHLEGISQMVATFGVHSAAETKVNGEFDFYAILGLDPSADKSKLKKQYKKMAVLLHPDKNKSVGADVAFRLVSEAWTVLSDGAKRSSYDHRRSLFTLHASGVGSYDSYSNSSVSHNRLDTFWTVCTSCHVQYEYLRKYLNKRLSCKNCRGVFIAVETGLAPVNGSYPYSSWSNEYGSHGCGVTYVPTTSVYPANTGVSGHHSGHGSEHVSNLSFQWSSSPGNSAAVLDPNRSTTVSFSNQAGRKITRRRGRGKQDMKKVVSNVVLNGYSVCNEQIPRRPGRPAKKIKIDLEGTCGYSNGEVALKTAGEVKMADGNGCGNLKQNAKLPTPTEASIRRFSAAPAFDARRLLIDKARAEIRKKLEEIKLASEVAVAESQKKRKADAEFGESSERPKMVAQENAVHQSELRKTGSMTIIVPDSDFHDFDKDRSEDCFKPKQIWALYDEEDGMPRLYCLIREIISVKPFKVHISYLSSKSDSEFGLVNWLDSGFTKSCGNFRAFNSEIVEHVNIFSHLLSREKAGRGGCVRIYPKSGDVWAVYRNWSPDWDRTTPAEVRHQYEMVEVLDDYSEELGVCVTPLIKLDGFKTVYRRNTNKDAIRLIRRREMLRFSHQVPSCLLKGEGMNLPEGCWDLDPAATPDDLLQRVNDVEEEIPREVESSVRFDLNETSQAETKMLIEEKLRQPEYAGVSDELHSTRCGLQIQDISHEPENLFRLSTELPQSVKEVHTCEEPTIMENFSDQVSIFGL, from the coding sequence ATGGAACTGACCATGGAGGAAGCACTAAAAGCTAAAGCAAATGCTGAAAGGAGATTTGTGGAGAAAGACTTTGTGGGTGCAAAACATTATGCTTTAAAAGCTCAGGTGATGTACCCCCATTTGGAAGGAATATCGCAAATGGTAGCAACATTTGGAGTGCATAGTGCTGCAGAGACGAAGGTTAATGGAGAATTTGATTTCTATGCAATACTGGGTTTAGATCCCTCTGCGGACAAGTCTAAGCTGAAGAAACAGTATAAGAAGATGGCTGTGTTGCTCCATCCGGATAAGAACAAAAGTGTTGGAGCTGATGTTGCATTTAGACTTGTCTCTGAAGCATGGACAGTGTTGTCCGATGGTGCCAAAAGAAGCTCTTACGATCACAGGAGAAGTTTGTTTACCCTGCATGCCTCTGGTGTTGGAAGCTATGACAGTTACTCCAATTCTTCAGTTTCTCATAACAGGCTTGATACATTTTGGACGGTTTGTACCTCTTGTCACGTTCAGTATGAATATCTTAGGAAGTACCTGAACAAAAGACTGTCCTGTAAGAATTGCCGTGGTGTTTTCATAGCTGTGGAAACAGGTTTAGCCCCAGTTAATGGTTCCTATCCCTATAGCTCTTGGTCTAATGAATATGGAAGCCATGGTTGCGGGGTTACATATGTCCCAACGACATCTGTTTATCCTGCAAATACTGGGGTATCAGGACATCATTCTGGACATGGTTCTGAGCATGTCTCTAATTTGTCCTTTCAATGGAGCTCCAGCCCTGGAAATTCCGCTGCTGTTTTAGATCCCAATCGATCCACAACTGTCAGTTTTTCGAACCAGGCAGGTAGGAAAATCACCAGAAGAAGAGGCAGGGGGAAGCAAGATATGAAAAAGGTGGTGAGCAACGTGGTTCTTAACGGGTATTCTGTGTGCAATGAACAAATACCCCGCAGGCCTGGTAGACCTGCTAAGAAGATAAAAATTGATCTTGAAGGTACATGCGGCTATAGTAATGGTGAAGTGGCTCTAAAAACTGCTGGAGAAGTTAAAATGGCTGATGGAAATGGGTGCGGAAATTTGAAACAAAATGCTAAGCTTCCTACTCCCACTGAAGCTTCTATAAGAAGATTTTCAGCTGCTCCTGCATTTGATGCAAGACGGTTACTAATTGACAAGGCAAGAGCAGAAATCCGCAAAAAACTGGAAGAGATCAAGTTGGCTTCAGAAGTTGCTGTTGCAGAGTCCCAGAAGAAGAGAAAGGCGGATGCTGAGTTTGGTGAATCAAGTGAAAGACCTAAAATGGTCGCACAGGAAAATGCTGTTCATCAGTCAGAACTGAGGAAAACTGGGTCAATGACAATAATAGTCCCAGATTCTGACTTTCATGATTTTGACAAGGATAGATCAGAGGATTGCTTCAAACCTAAGCAGATATGGGCTTTATATGACGAGGAAGATGGTATGCCTCGCTTGTATTGTTTGATCCGCGAAATCATCTCTGTGAAACCATTCAAAGTTCATATCAGCTacttaagttcgaaatcagatagCGAATTTGGGCTGGTAAATTGGTTGGATTCTGGCTTTACCAAGTCGTGTGGAAATTTTAGGGCCTTTAACTCTGAAATTGTTGAGCATGTGAACATATTTTCTCACCTGCTAAGTAGGGAGAAAGCTGGAAGGGGTGGTTGTGTTAGAATCTACCCAAAAAGTGGAGACGTTTGGGCTGTATACCGAAATTGGTCACCGGATTGGGACAGAACAACCCCAGCTGAAGTAAGGCACCAGTATGAAATGGTTGAGGTTCTTGATGATTATTCCGAAGAGCTTGGTGTCTGTGTTACTCCTTTGATTAAATTAGATGGGTTCAAGACAGTATACCGTAGAAACACAAACAAGGATGCCATTCGATTGattcgaagaagagagatgttacGATTTTCACATCAGGTGCCATCTTGCTTACTGAAAGGTGAAGGAATGAACTTGCCTGAGGGGTGCTGGGATCTTGACCCTGCTGCAACTCCGGACGATTTGCTTCAGCGAGTAAATGACGTGGAGGAAGAAATACCTCGTGAAGTTGAAAGCTCAGTGAGATTTGATCTGAATGAGACATCTCAGGCTGAAACCAAAATGTTGATTGAAGAAAAGCTTAGACAACCAGAGTACGCTGGTGTTTCTGACGAGCTCCACAGCACTAGATGTGGTTTGCAGATTCAAGATATCTCACATGAACCAGAAAACCTGTTCAGGCTTTCCACTGAGCTTCCTCAATCTGTGAAGGAAGTTCATACTTGCGAAGAACCAACCATAATGGAAAATTTCTCTGACCAGGTGAGCATCTTCGGGCTGTAA